In Psychrobacter sp. P11G3, a single genomic region encodes these proteins:
- a CDS encoding type I restriction-modification system subunit M, which translates to MAKTPANKNDTIKDGRFEEALWDAANKLRGSVESSEYKHIVLSLIFLKFISDTFEQQRQKLIDTGYEKHIDMVQAYTKDNVFYLPEESRWSFIQQNAKQEDIALKIDTALSTIEKTNQSLKGALPDNYFSRLGLTASKLAALIDVVNNIDTIGNPEEDTVGRVYEYFLGKFAATEGKGGGEFYTPKSVVNLIAEMVEPYQGKIYDPCCGSGGMFVQSIKFIESHHGNTKDVSIYGQEYTSTTYKLAKMNLAIRGISSNLGDVAADTFFKDQHEDLKADFIMANPPFNQKDWRASDELVDDPRWAGYPTPPTGNANYAWILHMISKLSEHGTAGFVLANGSMSTTTSGEGDIREQIIKNDLVDCMIALPGQLFYTTTIPVCLWFISKDKAAKSVDSQARGLRNRSGETLFIDARNIGAMIDRTHKEFSTDDIEAIAKTYHAWRGEAEAGGYEAYSDEAGYCKSASLEDIKANDYVLTPGRYVGAAAIEDDGIPFETKMLELSQTLYAQMRESEKLDATIRQNLEVLGYGE; encoded by the coding sequence ATGGCTAAAACACCTGCAAATAAGAACGACACTATAAAAGACGGTCGCTTTGAAGAAGCCCTTTGGGATGCTGCCAACAAGCTACGAGGTAGTGTTGAATCCTCAGAATATAAGCATATCGTCCTTAGCCTGATTTTCTTAAAATTCATCAGTGATACTTTTGAGCAGCAGCGCCAAAAGCTTATTGATACGGGCTATGAAAAGCATATCGACATGGTGCAAGCCTATACCAAAGACAACGTATTCTATTTGCCTGAGGAGAGCCGCTGGAGCTTCATTCAGCAGAATGCCAAGCAAGAAGACATCGCGCTTAAAATCGATACGGCGCTTAGCACCATTGAAAAGACCAACCAATCATTGAAAGGTGCATTGCCTGATAACTACTTCTCGCGTCTTGGCTTAACGGCCAGTAAGCTTGCCGCCTTGATTGATGTGGTCAATAACATCGACACTATTGGTAATCCAGAAGAAGACACGGTAGGGCGCGTGTATGAGTATTTCTTGGGTAAGTTTGCCGCAACTGAAGGTAAAGGCGGTGGTGAGTTCTATACGCCTAAGTCGGTGGTCAATCTGATTGCAGAAATGGTTGAGCCGTATCAAGGCAAAATCTATGATCCCTGCTGCGGTTCAGGCGGTATGTTCGTCCAGTCCATCAAGTTCATCGAGAGTCATCACGGCAATACCAAAGACGTGTCTATCTATGGGCAAGAGTACACCAGCACGACCTATAAGCTCGCTAAGATGAACCTTGCCATTCGTGGTATCTCTAGCAACTTGGGTGATGTGGCTGCTGATACGTTCTTTAAGGATCAGCACGAAGACCTAAAAGCTGACTTCATTATGGCGAACCCACCTTTTAACCAAAAGGATTGGCGCGCCTCTGATGAGCTGGTTGATGATCCACGCTGGGCAGGCTATCCGACACCGCCGACGGGCAATGCCAACTATGCATGGATATTGCACATGATATCCAAGCTATCTGAGCACGGTACAGCAGGTTTCGTACTGGCCAATGGTTCGATGTCTACTACTACCAGTGGTGAGGGTGATATACGCGAGCAAATCATTAAAAACGATCTTGTTGATTGTATGATTGCGCTACCGGGTCAGTTGTTTTATACCACGACCATTCCGGTGTGCTTATGGTTCATCAGTAAAGACAAAGCCGCCAAATCTGTTGATAGCCAAGCACGTGGGCTGCGTAATCGTAGCGGTGAAACGCTATTCATTGATGCCCGTAATATCGGTGCGATGATTGATAGGACGCATAAAGAGTTCTCTACTGATGATATTGAGGCGATTGCTAAGACGTATCATGCATGGCGCGGTGAGGCGGAAGCTGGCGGTTATGAAGCCTATAGCGATGAGGCAGGTTACTGTAAATCAGCCAGTCTGGAAGATATCAAAGCCAATGATTATGTACTTACTCCGGGGCGTTATGTCGGTGCTGCGGCAATCGAAGATGATGGCATTCCGTTTGAGACTAAAATGCTGGAGCTAAGCCAAACGCTATATGCACAGATGCGAGAGTCTGAAAAGTTAGATGCAACTATTCGTCAGAACTTGGAGGTGTTGGGTTATGGCGAATGA
- the parA gene encoding ParA family partition ATPase, which yields MKVIAVLNQKGGSGKTTIATQLARGLQLQGHSVLLVDSDQQGSARDWRAVDEDNPVPVIGLDRPTLDKDLKNVSDKEYVVIDGSPQATSLALSAIKAADFVLIPVQPSPYDVWATSDLVDLVKQRIEMTDGKLKAAFVVSRAIQNTNIGKDVASVLLEYGLPVLDSRIMQRVSYPNSAALGKTVFDTESVNSNAVQEMTALVNEIKTFFDKE from the coding sequence ATGAAAGTCATTGCTGTGTTGAATCAAAAAGGAGGCAGTGGCAAGACAACTATTGCCACTCAATTAGCTCGTGGCTTGCAGCTGCAAGGACATAGTGTATTGCTAGTAGATAGTGATCAGCAGGGCAGTGCACGGGATTGGCGAGCTGTAGATGAAGATAATCCAGTACCAGTGATAGGTCTCGATAGACCTACGCTTGATAAAGATCTAAAAAACGTCTCTGATAAAGAGTATGTGGTGATTGATGGTTCACCACAAGCAACTAGTTTGGCTTTATCTGCAATTAAGGCGGCTGATTTTGTATTAATTCCTGTACAGCCTAGCCCATACGATGTCTGGGCGACTAGCGATTTAGTAGACTTAGTAAAGCAGCGTATAGAGATGACTGACGGTAAACTAAAAGCAGCCTTTGTAGTGTCTAGGGCAATTCAGAATACTAATATTGGTAAGGATGTGGCTTCAGTTTTACTAGAGTACGGTCTACCTGTGTTAGATAGTAGAATTATGCAACGTGTAAGTTATCCAAATAGCGCAGCATTAGGCAAGACCGTGTTTGATACTGAGTCAGTGAATAGTAATGCGGTACAAGAAATGACAGCATTGGTTAATGAAATTAAAACATTCTTTGATAAGGAGTAA
- a CDS encoding helix-turn-helix domain-containing protein, whose product MVKCHLSTIMGERRLKIADISRDTGINRGTITRMYHEEATRVDLDVIESLCTYLRINVGDLYEIINEDSSESPA is encoded by the coding sequence ATGGTGAAGTGTCACTTATCGACCATCATGGGTGAAAGACGCCTTAAAATTGCCGATATCTCAAGAGATACTGGCATCAATCGTGGCACCATTACTCGCATGTATCATGAAGAAGCCACCCGTGTTGATCTAGATGTCATCGAGTCTTTATGTACTTATCTTAGAATCAATGTTGGTGATTTATACGAAATCATAAATGAGGACAGCAGTGAGTCACCAGCATAA